A genomic region of Homo sapiens chromosome 17 genomic patch of type NOVEL, GRCh38.p14 PATCHES HSCHR17_13_CTG4 contains the following coding sequences:
- the KRTAP2-3 gene encoding keratin-associated protein 2-3, translating into MTGSCCGSTLSSLSYGGGCCQPCCCRDPCCCRPVTCQTTVCRPVTCVPRCTRPICEPCRRPVCCDPCSLQEGCCRPITCCPSSCTAVVCRPCCWATTCCQPVSVQSPCCRPPCGQPTPCSTTCRTSSC; encoded by the coding sequence atgaccggctccTGCTGCGGCTCCACCTTGTCCTCCCTGAGCTACGGGGGAGGCTGCTGCCAGCCCTGCTGCTGCCGCGACCCCTGCTGCTGCCGCCCCGTGACCTGCCAGACCACCGTGTGCCGCCCCGTGACCTGCGTGCCCCGCTGCACGCGCCCCATCTGCGAGCCCTGCCGCCGCCCGGTGTGCTGCGACCCCTGCTCCCTGCAGGAAGGCTGCTGCCGCCCCATCACCTGCTGCCCCTCGTCGTGCACGGCTGTGGTGTGCAGGCCCTGCTGCTGGGCCACCACCTGCTGCCAGCCTGTGTCTGTGCAGTCCCCCTGCTGCCGGCCTCCCTGCGGCCAGCCGACCCCTTGCAGCACCACCTGCAGGACCTCCTCCTGCTGA
- the KRTAP2-2 gene encoding putative keratin-associated protein ENSP00000381495: MTGSCCGSTFSSLSYGGGCCQPCCCRDPCCCRPVTCQTTVCRPVTCVPRCTRPICEPCRRPVCCDPCSLQEGCCRPITCCPSSCTAVVCRPCCWATTCCQPVSVQSPCGQPTPCSTTCRTSSC, encoded by the coding sequence atgaccggctccTGCTGCGGCTCCACCTTCTCCTCCCTGAGCTACGGGGGAGGCTGCTGCCAGCCCTGCTGCTGCCGCGACCCCTGCTGCTGCCGCCCCGTGACCTGCCAGACCACCGTGTGCCGCCCCGTGACCTGCGTGCCCCGCTGCACGCGCCCCATCTGCGAGCCCTGCCGCCGCCCGGTGTGCTGCGACCCCTGCTCCCTGCAGGAAGGCTGCTGCCGCCCCATCACCTGCTGCCCCTCGTCGTGCACGGCTGTGGTGTGCAGGCCCTGCTGCTGGGCCACCACCTGCTGCCAGCCTGTGTCTGTGCAGTCCCCCTGCGGCCAGCCGACCCCTTGCAGCACCACCTGCAGGACCTCCTCCTGCTGA
- the KRTAP2-4 gene encoding keratin-associated protein 2-4, giving the protein MTGSCCGSTLSSLSYGGGCCQPCCCRDPCCCRPVTCQTTVCRPVTCVPRCTRPICEPCRRPVCCDPCSLQEGCCRPITCCPSSCTAVVCRPCCWATTCCQPVSVQSPCCRPPCGQPTPCSTTCRTSSC; this is encoded by the coding sequence atgaccggctccTGCTGCGGCTCCACCTTGTCCTCCCTGAGCTACGGGGGAGGCTGCTGCCAGCCCTGCTGCTGCCGCGACCCCTGCTGCTGCCGCCCCGTGACCTGCCAGACCACCGTGTGCCGCCCCGTGACCTGCGTGCCCCGCTGCACGCGCCCCATCTGCGAGCCCTGCCGCCGCCCGGTGTGCTGCGACCCCTGCTCCCTGCAGGAAGGCTGCTGCCGCCCCATCACCTGCTGCCCCTCGTCGTGCACGGCTGTGGTGTGCAGGCCCTGCTGCTGGGCCACCACCTGCTGCCAGCCTGTGTCTGTGCAGTCCCCCTGCTGCCGGCCCCCCTGCGGCCAGCCGACCCCTTGCAGCACCACCTGCAGGACCTCCTCCTGCTGA
- the KRTAP4-7 gene encoding putative keratin-associated protein 4-X: MVSSCCGSVCSDQGCSQDLCQETCCRPSCCQTTCCRTTCYRPSCCVSSCCRPQCCQSVCCQPTCCRPTCCETTCCHPRCCISSCCRPSCCMSSCCKPQCCQSVCCQPTCCRPSCCRPCCCLRPVCGRVSCHTTCYRPTCVISTCPRPLCCASSCC, from the coding sequence ATGGTCAGCTCCTGTTGTGGCTCCGTGTGCTCTGACCAGGGCTGCAGCCAAGACCTCTGTCAGGAGACCTGCTGCCGCCCCAGCTGCTGTCAGACCACCTGTTGCAGGACCACCTGCTACCGCCCCAGCTGTTGTGTGTCCAGCTGCTGCAGGCCCCAGTGCTGCCAGTCTGTGTGCTGCCAACCCACCTGCTGTCGCCCCACCTGCTGTGAGACGACCTGCTGCCACCCTAGGTGCTGCATCTCCAGCTGCTGCCGCCCCAGCTGCTGTATGTCCAGCTGCTGCAAGCCCCAGTGCTGCCAGTCTGTGTGCTGCCAGCCCACCTGCTGCCGCCCCAGCTGCTGCCGCCCCTGCTGCTGCCTGCGTCCAGTCTGTGGCCGAGTCTCCTGCCACACCACTTGCTATCGCCCAACCTGTGTCATCTCCACCTGTCCCCGCCCCTTGTGCTGTGCCTCCTCTTGCTGCTGA